One window of the Chryseobacterium sp. CY350 genome contains the following:
- a CDS encoding glycosyltransferase family 117 protein codes for MKNWTFRQWNTLIGWVIFVIAFFTYFSTIEPNFSFWDCGEYISSAVKLEVTHAPGAALFQIVGAVAAIFAFGQGENYSIVINAMSALFSAFTILFLFWTITHFVRRLLNKDFEEVTKHQEIAILFAGVIGSLCFTWSDTFWFSAVEGEVYSMASLFIAILVWLITKWENEYTESDNERWIILIFFIVGLSVGVHMMCMLAIPAVCLVYYTRNYEFTWKNFLWANAITLGILIVVFKIIFPVIMSLFGKLEIFFVNGIGLPFHSGTIAGFIILVALCYFILKYARQAKKNIYQTIALSVVYMMIGFSCWMVIPIRANANPPMNLNDPDTAIGMLDYYNREQYGDWPTIYGQNYTAFLDNSGIEKNEDGSFKTNKTGEIYEKDEKLGTYRKTGDRFNYVFNPAHVSFMPRMFNEDKDVMANYISMYGAPDFQFNYGNENIADDPQAKEIFEELRGKYEDGSITAADYLKVKPYELITVQRPSFAQNMDYFITFQNGYYFIRYLLWNFAGRQNDLEGNSENTRGNWISGIPAIDNALLGSQDAMPSKFKNESTVAFFFLPLLLGIIGCYFQFMRDFGRFYAILSLFILTSVGIVFYTGMKPFEPRERDYAVVGSFYAFAIWIGLGAGAILWYLQSKVKSNAANIGFGVVLLGIPLMMGFQNYNVHDRSGRYTAYDYSYSMLKSLPKEDILFVYGDNDTYPVWAMQETERFRDDVKVVNFTLLSTPWNIDQVKRKTYNANPIPSQLTHEDYRDGVNDQIYLMKKDDWQGVISNLKESGAPAEMLKPFEKYLVQDSMTLKDAVNFLKIKSPEKDEVLKMIFGEARFEKYNFLPVNKFILPVNKQNAVKSGIINPSDLPNTVDQIMITYKSGTLYKNNLMMFDILANFDWKRPINFSSGGVYDSENIFFLDEYLQFDGFSYRLVPIKTPRSSDGEMGRVDANSLYNVVKNFKWGNFKDMNVHFDETATSNIIGYRSSASRAAAALALSGQKAKALEILDLAAKEIPAEKYNDPRSLSSMVYGYIVAGKEQKGLKLAEILKKGIFEEYDYYLTLSKADQRYVGRQMRSKPMEYSLVVSSVTDAYKKIGQDQKAYSYLVKSIEPIDKKFNVFIKDLQQMGKEKARKESENVQRITPFYQYLFDVMEPFDSTYSKEKEDQITNSIIKATQ; via the coding sequence ATGAAAAACTGGACTTTTAGGCAATGGAATACCCTTATCGGATGGGTGATTTTCGTCATTGCATTTTTCACGTACTTTTCAACAATAGAACCCAACTTCAGTTTTTGGGATTGTGGCGAGTACATTTCTTCAGCCGTGAAATTAGAGGTAACTCACGCACCGGGAGCAGCTCTGTTCCAGATTGTAGGTGCGGTTGCTGCGATTTTCGCGTTTGGACAAGGTGAAAATTATTCTATTGTAATCAACGCAATGTCTGCATTATTCAGCGCATTTACGATTTTATTTCTATTCTGGACGATTACACATTTTGTAAGAAGACTTCTCAATAAGGATTTTGAGGAAGTGACCAAACATCAGGAAATAGCTATTCTTTTTGCCGGAGTAATCGGTTCTCTATGTTTTACGTGGTCAGACACTTTTTGGTTTTCTGCGGTAGAAGGCGAAGTTTATTCAATGGCATCATTATTTATTGCAATTCTGGTTTGGCTTATTACAAAATGGGAAAATGAGTATACGGAATCTGATAATGAGCGATGGATTATTTTAATATTCTTTATAGTAGGTCTTTCTGTGGGTGTTCACATGATGTGTATGTTGGCAATTCCGGCAGTGTGCTTAGTTTATTATACAAGAAATTATGAATTTACCTGGAAGAATTTTCTTTGGGCAAATGCAATTACTTTAGGAATTTTAATTGTTGTTTTCAAAATTATTTTCCCTGTGATTATGTCACTATTCGGAAAACTTGAAATATTTTTTGTGAATGGTATTGGTCTTCCGTTCCACTCAGGAACGATAGCCGGATTTATAATTTTAGTTGCACTTTGCTACTTTATTTTAAAATATGCAAGACAGGCGAAGAAGAACATTTATCAGACGATTGCGTTGTCAGTTGTTTATATGATGATTGGTTTCTCATGTTGGATGGTAATTCCTATCAGAGCAAATGCCAATCCGCCAATGAACTTAAACGATCCTGACACTGCAATTGGTATGCTTGACTACTACAACAGAGAGCAATACGGTGACTGGCCTACAATTTATGGTCAGAACTACACTGCATTTTTGGATAACAGCGGTATTGAAAAAAATGAAGACGGAAGTTTTAAAACCAATAAGACAGGAGAAATCTATGAAAAAGATGAGAAATTAGGAACGTACAGAAAAACAGGAGATCGTTTTAATTATGTATTTAATCCTGCTCATGTGAGTTTTATGCCAAGAATGTTTAATGAAGATAAAGACGTCATGGCAAACTACATATCGATGTACGGAGCACCGGATTTTCAGTTTAATTATGGAAACGAAAATATTGCAGATGATCCTCAGGCTAAAGAGATTTTTGAAGAACTAAGAGGGAAATATGAAGACGGAAGTATAACAGCAGCAGATTATCTGAAGGTAAAACCATATGAACTGATTACCGTTCAGAGACCATCTTTTGCTCAGAATATGGACTATTTTATCACTTTCCAAAACGGATACTACTTTATAAGATATCTATTGTGGAATTTTGCAGGAAGGCAGAATGATCTTGAAGGAAACAGTGAAAACACAAGAGGAAATTGGATTTCCGGTATTCCTGCAATTGATAATGCGTTGTTGGGAAGTCAGGATGCAATGCCTTCAAAATTTAAAAATGAAAGTACAGTAGCATTTTTCTTCTTACCGTTGTTATTAGGAATTATCGGATGTTATTTCCAGTTTATGCGAGATTTTGGTAGATTTTATGCAATTCTTTCATTATTTATATTAACAAGTGTCGGAATTGTTTTCTACACAGGAATGAAACCTTTTGAACCAAGAGAAAGAGATTATGCGGTTGTCGGTTCCTTTTACGCCTTTGCAATTTGGATCGGTCTGGGAGCCGGAGCAATTCTCTGGTATTTACAGTCTAAAGTAAAATCAAATGCTGCAAATATTGGGTTTGGTGTTGTTTTATTGGGGATTCCTTTAATGATGGGCTTCCAGAATTATAATGTTCATGATAGAAGCGGAAGATATACAGCGTATGATTATTCATACTCAATGTTAAAATCTTTGCCGAAAGAAGACATCCTTTTTGTTTATGGTGACAACGATACGTATCCGGTTTGGGCAATGCAGGAAACTGAGAGATTCCGTGATGATGTGAAAGTTGTAAACTTTACACTTCTTTCAACTCCTTGGAATATTGATCAGGTGAAGAGAAAAACGTACAATGCGAATCCGATCCCAAGTCAGCTGACGCACGAAGATTACAGAGATGGTGTGAATGACCAGATTTATTTAATGAAAAAAGACGATTGGCAAGGTGTTATAAGCAATCTGAAAGAATCCGGAGCTCCGGCAGAAATGCTTAAACCTTTTGAGAAATATCTTGTGCAGGATTCAATGACTTTAAAAGATGCGGTGAATTTCCTTAAAATAAAATCTCCTGAAAAAGATGAAGTTTTAAAAATGATCTTTGGTGAAGCACGTTTCGAGAAATATAATTTCTTACCTGTAAACAAGTTTATTTTACCTGTTAATAAGCAAAATGCAGTTAAATCAGGAATCATCAATCCTTCTGATCTTCCAAATACTGTCGACCAGATTATGATTACTTATAAGTCAGGAACATTATATAAAAATAATCTGATGATGTTTGATATTTTAGCCAATTTTGACTGGAAACGCCCGATTAATTTTTCGTCAGGTGGAGTTTATGACAGTGAAAATATTTTCTTCCTGGATGAATATCTTCAGTTTGATGGTTTCAGCTACAGATTGGTTCCTATCAAAACACCAAGAAGCAGCGACGGCGAGATGGGTAGAGTAGATGCAAACTCATTATATAACGTCGTGAAAAACTTCAAATGGGGGAACTTTAAAGATATGAATGTTCACTTTGATGAGACTGCAACGTCAAATATAATAGGCTACCGAAGTTCAGCAAGCAGAGCAGCAGCAGCATTAGCATTATCAGGACAAAAAGCTAAAGCTTTAGAAATTCTTGATTTGGCGGCAAAAGAAATTCCTGCTGAGAAGTATAATGATCCAAGATCTTTAAGCTCAATGGTTTACGGATATATAGTTGCCGGAAAAGAGCAAAAAGGATTAAAACTTGCAGAGATTCTTAAAAAGGGAATTTTTGAAGAATATGATTATTATTTAACATTAAGTAAAGCCGATCAAAGATATGTTGGAAGGCAGATGAGATCAAAACCAATGGAATATTCTCTTGTAGTTTCATCAGTTACAGATGCTTACAAAAAAATTGGTCAGGATCAGAAAGCTTATTCGTATCTGGTAAAATCTATAGAGCCGATTGATAAGAAATTTAATGTTTTCATCAAAGATCTGCAGCAGATGGGAAAAGAAAAGGCAAGAAAAGAGTCTGAAAACGTACAGAGAATTACACCTTTTTATCAATATTTATTTGATGTTATGGAACCTTTTGATTCTACGTATTCGAAAGAAAAAGAAGATCAGATTACCAATTCTATTATTAAAGCAACACAGTAG
- a CDS encoding TonB-dependent receptor plug domain-containing protein, with the protein MKKLVLPLSLMVPMLVFSQTKKRDTTRTTDIEEVVFQKKVVGSTNDLTTVKISAKDAQNVASISGGIEGIIKTLPSVNSNTELSSQYMVRGGNYDENLIYINDIEIYRPFLIRNSQQEGLSIINPDMVSTVNFSAGGFEPRYGDKMSSALNIYYREPEKFELSGEASLIGGRLTTGLASKNNKLTALFSGRYRNTNLVLNTLNEDTDFNPKYFDFQTYLNYHVSEKFTMSFIGYYSKNDYEMFPKERSVDFGSIQRPINLSVFYNGKENDQYKNMMGTFSMNYKPSDKWRFTLDTFAYQNREKEYYTISSSYILQTFDPITGNPVTSYDVAGQIEHARNDLFVRTYGTQFRTRFSPNINTDIEVGFKFEKENLSDLTNEWKLVDSSGYSIPHPVDDPRFPDASDLDLYYSIAGNNKIEPTRLSAYAQYSQKFYWGSSKVFVNAGARVAHWSFNDETIFSPRAQFAIKPDWNTDMLFRISGGVYYQAPFYKEIKDLNGNFNSNIKSQRSIQAIVANDFEFEFDNRPFKLTTELYYKKMDNLIPYYMDNVRIRYSGKNNATGYAYGIDTRLFGEFVPGVDSWLSASYARIYENIDGKGDIPRPTDQRFRFAMFYQDYMPKFPSMRVNLTLTYAMGLPNGAPVFTDPYQYQKTLPSYKRVDIGLSKVFIDRKDNKKTYGFWGNFEELILGVQVFNAFNINNTVSNQWITDANTNLMYPVPVRLTGRFFNVKLEFKIK; encoded by the coding sequence TTGAAAAAACTAGTTTTACCACTGAGCCTTATGGTTCCCATGTTAGTATTCTCTCAAACAAAAAAAAGAGATACTACAAGAACAACAGATATTGAGGAAGTCGTTTTCCAAAAAAAAGTAGTTGGAAGTACTAATGACCTTACCACGGTAAAAATATCTGCCAAAGATGCTCAGAATGTTGCAAGCATTTCCGGAGGTATTGAAGGAATAATAAAAACCTTGCCGTCTGTAAACTCAAATACAGAGCTTTCTTCACAATACATGGTGCGTGGTGGAAACTATGACGAAAACCTTATTTACATTAATGATATTGAAATTTACCGTCCTTTTCTGATTAGAAATTCTCAGCAGGAAGGTCTCAGTATCATCAATCCGGATATGGTTTCTACGGTCAACTTTTCTGCCGGAGGATTTGAGCCGAGATATGGTGATAAAATGTCTTCAGCTTTAAATATTTATTACCGAGAGCCGGAGAAATTTGAACTTTCAGGTGAAGCAAGTTTAATTGGTGGACGGTTGACAACAGGTTTAGCATCAAAAAATAATAAACTGACCGCTTTATTTTCAGGAAGATACAGAAATACCAATCTAGTTTTGAATACGCTGAATGAAGATACAGATTTCAACCCGAAATACTTTGATTTTCAGACCTATCTGAATTATCATGTAAGTGAAAAATTTACAATGTCATTCATCGGATATTATTCAAAAAACGACTACGAGATGTTTCCTAAGGAACGTTCTGTAGATTTTGGATCTATACAACGACCAATTAATCTCTCTGTTTTTTATAATGGTAAAGAAAATGATCAGTATAAAAATATGATGGGAACGTTCTCGATGAATTATAAACCGTCTGATAAATGGAGATTTACTTTAGACACGTTTGCTTATCAGAACAGAGAGAAGGAATATTACACGATATCTTCAAGTTACATCTTGCAAACATTTGATCCCATTACTGGAAATCCTGTAACCTCATATGATGTTGCCGGACAGATAGAACACGCACGAAATGATCTTTTCGTAAGAACATACGGAACGCAGTTTAGAACCCGTTTTTCACCCAATATCAATACAGATATTGAAGTTGGTTTTAAATTCGAAAAAGAAAATCTGAGTGATCTCACCAATGAGTGGAAATTAGTTGACTCTTCAGGTTACAGTATTCCGCATCCTGTTGACGATCCGAGGTTTCCTGACGCGTCAGATTTAGACTTATATTACAGCATTGCCGGAAATAATAAAATTGAGCCGACAAGACTTTCAGCTTACGCTCAATATTCTCAAAAGTTTTATTGGGGATCAAGCAAAGTTTTCGTCAACGCCGGCGCTAGAGTTGCTCACTGGAGTTTCAATGATGAAACGATTTTCTCACCAAGAGCACAGTTTGCAATAAAACCAGATTGGAATACAGATATGTTGTTCAGAATTTCAGGAGGAGTTTATTATCAGGCACCTTTTTACAAAGAAATAAAAGATCTCAATGGAAATTTTAATTCTAATATAAAATCCCAGCGTTCGATTCAGGCAATCGTTGCTAATGATTTTGAGTTTGAATTTGACAATCGCCCTTTCAAACTTACCACCGAATTGTATTATAAAAAGATGGATAACCTGATTCCTTATTATATGGATAATGTGAGAATTAGATATTCAGGAAAAAATAATGCGACAGGATACGCTTACGGAATTGATACAAGGTTGTTTGGAGAATTTGTTCCAGGTGTAGATTCATGGTTATCTGCCAGTTATGCAAGAATTTATGAAAATATTGATGGTAAAGGAGATATTCCTAGACCTACGGATCAAAGATTCAGATTTGCCATGTTTTATCAGGATTATATGCCGAAATTTCCTTCTATGCGTGTGAATTTAACGTTGACTTATGCGATGGGATTACCAAACGGAGCACCTGTTTTCACAGATCCTTATCAATATCAAAAAACTTTACCTTCTTATAAAAGAGTAGATATCGGATTATCGAAGGTATTTATTGACAGAAAAGACAATAAAAAAACCTACGGATTTTGGGGGAATTTTGAAGAGTTGATTTTAGGTGTTCAGGTTTTCAATGCGTTTAATATCAATAATACGGTTTCCAATCAATGGATTACCGATGCGAATACAAATTTGATGTATCCTGTTCCGGTACGGTTGACGGGAAGGTTTTTTAATGTAAAACTTGAGTTTAAAATAAAATAA
- a CDS encoding DUF3347 domain-containing protein, which produces MKKYIITFLFVLIGFVSTTAQSKSNPQLVKLYQNYLSVKSALASDDVKKTSMAAGEFLKTSKTVNAKMIAEKNLISLKTDATTIAQGKKIETQRKAFYNLSDIMIGLAKENKLSDKTIFVQYCPMAKGSWLSSEKQIVNPYYGKSMLDCGSVKSEIK; this is translated from the coding sequence ATGAAAAAATATATAATAACATTTCTTTTCGTCTTAATAGGATTTGTTTCAACAACGGCACAGTCAAAATCAAATCCGCAGTTGGTAAAGCTCTATCAGAATTATCTTTCTGTAAAATCTGCTTTGGCTTCGGATGATGTAAAGAAAACTTCGATGGCTGCAGGAGAATTTTTAAAAACTTCTAAAACCGTTAATGCAAAAATGATTGCAGAAAAGAATCTGATTTCGTTAAAAACTGATGCCACGACGATTGCTCAGGGAAAAAAAATTGAAACTCAGAGAAAAGCATTTTACAATTTATCAGATATCATGATTGGTTTGGCTAAAGAAAATAAATTGTCTGACAAAACCATTTTCGTACAATACTGTCCGATGGCAAAAGGAAGTTGGCTAAGCAGCGAAAAGCAAATCGTAAATCCTTATTACGGAAAATCGATGCTTGACTGCGGATCTGTAAAATCTGAAATAAAGTAA
- a CDS encoding DUF1697 domain-containing protein has product MKYCAFLRGVNVKGTNMKMAEVCEVFTKAGMKDVFSVLASGNIIFSSDQKADNLKLILEKAMSEHFKYEAFLFVKSQDEIESFLNSNPFEKNEDLHVYTFIGNQDVENVLMKEFDAALKTENEEAKIVNGNFYWQVPKGNTLDSTFGKILGRKNLKDQFTSRNINTFEKILKKI; this is encoded by the coding sequence ATGAAATATTGTGCTTTCCTTCGCGGCGTTAATGTAAAAGGAACCAACATGAAAATGGCGGAAGTCTGTGAAGTTTTTACAAAAGCAGGAATGAAAGATGTTTTTTCGGTTTTAGCTTCCGGAAATATAATTTTTTCATCTGATCAAAAAGCAGATAATTTAAAGTTGATTCTCGAAAAAGCAATGTCTGAGCATTTTAAATACGAAGCTTTTCTATTTGTAAAATCTCAGGATGAAATTGAAAGTTTTTTGAATTCAAATCCTTTTGAGAAAAACGAAGATTTGCACGTCTATACTTTTATCGGAAATCAAGATGTCGAGAATGTTTTAATGAAAGAATTTGACGCTGCTTTAAAAACTGAAAATGAAGAAGCAAAAATCGTTAACGGGAATTTCTATTGGCAGGTTCCGAAAGGGAATACTTTAGATTCAACTTTCGGGAAAATTTTAGGTAGAAAAAATCTGAAAGACCAGTTTACAAGCAGAAATATTAATACTTTTGAGAAGATTTTGAAAAAAATTTAA
- the kdsA gene encoding 3-deoxy-8-phosphooctulonate synthase: MIQYLDNIQHKDSKNFFLIAGPCIIEGEDMALRIAEKVIELTNKYNIPYIFKGSFKKANRSRVDSFTSIGEEKSLEILKKVGETFNIPTTTDIHENEHAALAAQYVDVLQIPAFLVRQTDLLIAAAKTGKCVSLKKGQFLSPESMKFAVQKVTDSNNPKVAIIERGNSFGYTDLIVDYRGIPTMRAYAPVILDVTHSLQQPNQSSGVTGGRPDLIETVAKAGIAVGADGIFIETHPTPETALSDGANMLRLDLLEDLLQKLTRVRESIL, translated from the coding sequence ATGATTCAATATTTAGACAATATACAACACAAAGATTCTAAAAACTTTTTTTTAATAGCCGGGCCATGCATCATCGAAGGTGAAGATATGGCGTTGAGAATTGCCGAAAAAGTAATTGAACTGACCAATAAATATAATATTCCATATATTTTCAAAGGAAGTTTCAAAAAAGCAAACAGAAGTAGAGTAGATTCTTTTACGTCAATCGGTGAAGAAAAATCTCTGGAAATTCTTAAAAAAGTCGGGGAAACTTTTAATATTCCTACGACAACAGATATTCATGAGAACGAACATGCCGCTTTGGCAGCTCAATATGTTGATGTTTTGCAGATTCCAGCATTTTTGGTTCGTCAGACAGATCTTTTGATTGCCGCAGCAAAGACTGGAAAATGTGTTTCATTAAAAAAAGGACAGTTTCTTTCACCTGAATCGATGAAATTTGCCGTTCAGAAAGTCACAGATTCTAATAACCCAAAAGTTGCGATCATCGAAAGAGGAAATTCTTTCGGATACACCGATTTAATTGTTGATTACAGAGGAATTCCAACGATGAGAGCTTATGCTCCTGTAATTTTAGATGTTACACATTCTCTTCAGCAGCCAAACCAAAGCTCAGGTGTTACAGGCGGAAGACCAGATTTAATAGAAACGGTAGCCAAAGCTGGAATTGCAGTGGGCGCAGACGGAATTTTTATCGAAACACACCCAACACCCGAAACTGCTTTATCTGATGGTGCAAACATGCTTCGACTGGATTTATTAGAAGATTTGTTACAAAAACTGACAAGAGTAAGAGAATCCATTTTGTAA
- a CDS encoding LTA synthase family protein — MSENKNKNLPLYAVIFAVIAKLYFLLTHHIQEDAFITWRVAQNLLDYGVIGFNGDTKISASTTHLYVFVSYFFNLIFGKENFIVPLLVTNTILFTIGSLFLSHLLLKNPWHKAIFIFLFGLLPPSIKISILGMEYGILFFLEMALLYYGFKNEKKWAFIVFPVLILFTRIDTVIFLGIVFLVDVFWNKKINLRYILGGVLGVSAALAFNWFYFGEIVNNTIVAKKLAYDRVYTLSQDFEYFRLNYGNFWGMLKLPGDFNPFTIIIAVFELLCFIFLIRQREKRNYFLWMIFLFAWAKQIIFLSQKSLFDWYYWVPQILLFVPVLIFVIEQKIKRNWWLSALIIFYILPMLAFQTIHSIATGNGEWNYRRSIGIFLNNYEKDKKQWILLEPAGYIPYFSGLKTIDEVGLVDKQIQEEIKKDKPHYWLNTVKKRQPKYLLSYNNLFEGKDGFYYKTHYKLLNEFRIKNHLQNDNKILEKIYKLKPSGTDYNLYERLKDK, encoded by the coding sequence ATGTCCGAGAACAAAAACAAAAATCTTCCGTTGTATGCTGTGATATTTGCAGTAATTGCCAAGCTTTATTTTCTTCTAACGCATCACATTCAGGAAGATGCTTTCATTACCTGGCGAGTTGCCCAGAATTTATTGGATTACGGAGTGATCGGTTTCAACGGCGATACCAAAATTTCAGCTTCTACAACACACTTGTACGTTTTTGTTTCCTATTTTTTTAATTTAATTTTTGGAAAAGAAAATTTTATAGTACCGCTTTTGGTGACCAATACGATTCTCTTTACCATCGGAAGTTTATTTCTTTCTCATTTATTGCTGAAAAATCCCTGGCATAAAGCAATTTTTATCTTTTTGTTTGGGCTATTACCACCATCGATAAAAATTTCGATCCTCGGAATGGAATACGGAATTCTCTTTTTCCTCGAAATGGCTTTGCTCTATTATGGCTTTAAAAATGAGAAAAAATGGGCATTTATTGTATTTCCTGTTTTAATTTTATTTACAAGAATTGATACCGTAATTTTTCTCGGAATTGTTTTTTTGGTTGATGTATTCTGGAATAAAAAAATAAACTTGAGATATATTTTAGGTGGAGTTTTAGGCGTTTCAGCAGCATTGGCTTTCAATTGGTTTTACTTTGGAGAAATCGTTAATAATACGATTGTTGCTAAAAAACTGGCTTATGACAGAGTTTATACTTTAAGTCAGGATTTTGAATATTTTAGATTAAACTATGGCAACTTTTGGGGAATGCTGAAACTCCCGGGAGACTTCAATCCATTTACAATCATTATTGCAGTTTTTGAATTGCTGTGTTTTATTTTCCTGATCAGACAGCGGGAAAAAAGAAATTATTTTCTTTGGATGATCTTCCTTTTCGCATGGGCAAAACAAATTATTTTTCTTTCTCAGAAAAGTCTTTTTGACTGGTATTACTGGGTTCCTCAGATTTTACTTTTCGTTCCGGTTTTAATATTTGTAATAGAGCAAAAAATAAAAAGAAACTGGTGGCTTTCAGCACTAATTATTTTTTACATTCTGCCAATGCTGGCTTTCCAAACCATACATTCTATTGCAACAGGAAACGGAGAATGGAATTACAGACGATCTATCGGGATATTTCTGAATAATTACGAGAAAGACAAAAAACAATGGATTTTGCTGGAACCCGCAGGATATATCCCTTATTTCTCAGGTTTAAAAACCATCGATGAAGTTGGCTTGGTTGACAAACAAATTCAGGAAGAGATTAAAAAAGATAAACCTCATTATTGGCTGAATACAGTAAAAAAGCGACAACCAAAATATCTGTTGTCTTACAATAATTTATTTGAAGGAAAGGATGGTTTTTACTACAAAACCCACTACAAATTGTTAAATGAATTCCGAATAAAAAATCATTTGCAAAATGACAACAAAATATTAGAGAAAATCTACAAACTGAAGCCTTCCGGAACAGATTATAATCTTTATGAAAGACTAAAAGATAAATAA
- a CDS encoding SulP family inorganic anion transporter produces the protein MENITISFQSLKNVNLKTEILAGLTVAMTMIPESLSFAILAGLSPLTGLYAAFLMGIVTAFLGGRPGMVSGGAGATIVVLIALAAAHGVEYLFATVVLAGIIQFSVGVLKLGKFVRLIPQPVMYGFLNGLAVIIFMAQVAQFEVVENGVSTLMHGAPFYTMLGLTVLTIAIVIVFPKITKAVPASLVAIIVVFAVVYFLKIDTKKVIDIASVSGSLPKFHIPNIPVSIETFQIILPYAAIMAGVGLIESLLTLNMVDEITNTKGKSNQEAMAQGIANITNGFFGGMGGCAMVAQTLVNIDAGARTKISAIIGAVTILIIILAGGPVIEQIPMAALVGVMMMVAIGTFQWASFRIITKMPKSDIFVGITVAVITVLLHNLALAVLIGVIISALVFAWDSAKRIRARKSTDSDGNRIYEIYGPLFFGSTAAFTEKFDFVGDPQKIIIDFKESRIVDMSAIETLKKVIEKYENNHKKVILKHLSADCTRLLKNAEGFIEVNIDEDPTYKVLPK, from the coding sequence ATGGAAAACATTACAATAAGTTTTCAATCATTAAAAAATGTCAATTTAAAAACTGAAATATTAGCAGGACTTACGGTTGCAATGACGATGATTCCTGAATCATTATCTTTTGCAATACTTGCAGGTCTGTCACCTTTGACGGGACTTTACGCTGCTTTTTTGATGGGAATCGTAACCGCTTTTCTAGGTGGCCGCCCCGGAATGGTTTCAGGTGGTGCCGGAGCGACCATAGTAGTTTTGATCGCTTTAGCAGCTGCTCATGGTGTTGAATATTTGTTTGCGACCGTAGTTTTGGCTGGGATAATTCAGTTTTCTGTGGGAGTTTTAAAATTAGGGAAATTTGTAAGGTTAATTCCTCAACCTGTAATGTACGGTTTCCTGAATGGTCTTGCCGTTATTATTTTTATGGCACAGGTTGCCCAATTTGAAGTCGTAGAAAATGGAGTTTCCACTTTAATGCATGGTGCACCATTTTATACCATGCTGGGTTTAACGGTACTTACGATCGCAATTGTAATAGTTTTTCCAAAGATTACCAAAGCTGTACCGGCTTCTCTAGTCGCAATCATTGTAGTGTTCGCAGTCGTTTATTTTCTCAAAATAGATACTAAAAAGGTAATCGATATTGCTTCTGTAAGCGGATCGTTGCCAAAATTTCACATACCGAATATTCCTGTTTCTATAGAAACTTTTCAGATTATTTTGCCTTATGCTGCAATTATGGCGGGCGTAGGATTAATAGAATCACTTCTGACTCTGAATATGGTAGATGAAATTACCAATACAAAAGGAAAATCAAATCAAGAGGCAATGGCTCAGGGAATTGCTAATATTACCAACGGTTTTTTTGGAGGAATGGGCGGTTGCGCAATGGTAGCACAGACTTTGGTAAATATTGATGCGGGCGCGAGAACCAAAATTTCTGCAATTATTGGAGCTGTCACTATTTTGATCATCATTTTGGCAGGTGGTCCTGTAATCGAACAGATTCCGATGGCTGCACTGGTAGGTGTAATGATGATGGTAGCGATTGGTACATTTCAGTGGGCATCATTCAGAATCATCACGAAAATGCCAAAATCTGATATTTTTGTCGGAATTACTGTAGCGGTTATTACGGTTTTACTGCATAATTTAGCGTTGGCCGTTCTGATTGGAGTGATAATCTCAGCATTAGTTTTTGCATGGGACAGCGCAAAACGAATTAGAGCAAGAAAATCTACTGATAGTGATGGTAATAGAATTTATGAAATTTACGGACCTTTATTTTTTGGCAGTACTGCTGCATTTACAGAAAAATTTGATTTCGTCGGTGATCCCCAAAAAATTATTATTGACTTTAAGGAATCCAGAATTGTAGATATGTCGGCAATCGAGACTTTAAAAAAAGTAATAGAAAAATATGAAAATAATCACAAAAAAGTGATTTTAAAACATCTAAGCGCAGATTGTACAAGACTATTAAAGAATGCAGAAGGTTTTATAGAAGTGAATATTGATGAAGATCCTACATATAAAGTACTACCTAAATAA